From Hyphomicrobiales bacterium 4NK60-0047b, the proteins below share one genomic window:
- the mutL gene encoding DNA mismatch repair endonuclease MutL codes for MTIRQLSPHLINQIAAGEVIERPASVVKELVENSIDAGASSIEVVSADGGLSLLRVIDNGQGMGENDLSLCVERHATSKLQDEGLFSIHTLGFRGEALPSIGSIAKLTIQTREKNGDGFELSVEGGEKSELRPSALNHGTIIEVRDLFYATPARLKFQKSVRAETSAIADVVKRLSLAHPDIGFRLTCDGKQRLNLAQVAIGDEAGELQRIGKIFGQEFVKDALFIDATREDVHLRGFVGLPTLHRANNLMQYFFVNGRPIRDKQILGAIRAAYSDFLPSNRHPYLSLFLTLPPDKVDVNVHPAKAEVRFQDGAFIRGLLIGAIRQAIDEAGHRASSKGGADTLSAFRTEDVRSSFPAYANEPSVQGNGLSAHNTHLAEGRAHFGEEGYSPHTHSNFSDGQSAPLRADDVYQWQSGFDGVNVPSGEMLSSNDELDPKIISKPLGAARAQFFENFIVAQTADGMILVDAHAAHERVVYEKLKKNVARGRVPSQGLLIPEVIELDDHLRDGLLAHSEALQQFGLYLEGFGPRAISVQEVPALLIKGNIQALVRDLADEIAELDATTELKSRLDYVCATMACHGSIRTGRRLLPEEMNALLREMETTPRSGQCNHGRPTYVELKLKDIERLFGR; via the coding sequence ATGACCATTCGCCAATTATCTCCGCATTTAATCAACCAGATTGCTGCTGGTGAGGTGATTGAACGTCCGGCTTCTGTTGTTAAAGAGCTTGTTGAAAATTCGATTGATGCTGGGGCTTCTTCTATTGAGGTTGTCTCTGCTGATGGTGGATTATCCCTGCTTCGTGTGATTGATAATGGCCAGGGAATGGGTGAAAATGATCTTTCCCTTTGTGTTGAACGGCATGCAACTTCTAAACTTCAAGATGAGGGACTTTTTTCTATTCACACTCTTGGGTTTCGGGGAGAAGCACTGCCGTCTATTGGTTCTATTGCGAAACTCACCATTCAAACGCGAGAGAAGAATGGTGATGGTTTTGAGCTTTCTGTTGAAGGGGGAGAGAAAAGCGAACTGCGCCCTTCTGCGCTTAATCATGGAACGATCATTGAAGTGCGCGATTTATTTTACGCAACACCGGCTCGGCTGAAATTTCAAAAATCTGTTCGAGCTGAGACGAGTGCGATTGCTGATGTTGTTAAGCGGCTCTCTTTAGCTCATCCTGATATTGGGTTTCGATTAACTTGTGATGGCAAGCAAAGATTAAATTTAGCTCAAGTTGCTATTGGTGATGAAGCTGGAGAATTGCAACGCATTGGCAAGATTTTTGGCCAGGAGTTTGTTAAAGACGCTTTGTTTATTGATGCAACACGCGAGGATGTTCATTTGCGCGGGTTTGTTGGATTGCCGACCTTGCACAGAGCTAATAATTTGATGCAGTATTTTTTCGTGAATGGCCGTCCTATTCGAGATAAGCAAATTTTAGGGGCAATTCGTGCAGCCTATTCAGATTTTTTACCATCGAACCGCCACCCCTATTTAAGTTTGTTTTTAACTTTGCCACCAGACAAGGTTGATGTGAATGTGCACCCTGCAAAAGCGGAAGTGCGGTTTCAGGATGGTGCTTTTATTCGGGGGTTGCTCATTGGAGCCATTCGCCAAGCGATTGATGAGGCGGGACACCGTGCTAGTTCAAAAGGGGGGGCAGATACTTTAAGTGCTTTTAGGACTGAGGATGTTCGCTCTTCTTTTCCAGCTTATGCTAATGAACCATCAGTGCAGGGAAATGGTTTATCTGCTCATAACACTCACCTTGCTGAAGGCAGAGCGCATTTTGGTGAAGAGGGGTATTCACCACATACACACTCTAATTTTTCGGACGGGCAGTCGGCACCTTTAAGAGCTGATGACGTTTACCAGTGGCAAAGTGGCTTTGATGGTGTGAATGTGCCAAGTGGTGAGATGTTGTCTTCCAATGATGAGTTGGACCCTAAAATAATTTCTAAACCTCTTGGTGCTGCGCGGGCGCAATTTTTTGAAAACTTTATTGTTGCACAGACTGCAGACGGGATGATTTTGGTTGATGCGCATGCAGCTCATGAACGGGTTGTTTATGAAAAACTGAAAAAAAATGTTGCCCGGGGCCGCGTGCCGTCGCAAGGTTTATTAATCCCTGAAGTGATTGAACTGGATGATCATTTGCGTGATGGGTTGCTTGCTCATAGCGAGGCTTTACAGCAGTTTGGTCTTTATTTGGAAGGGTTTGGACCGCGCGCAATTTCTGTTCAAGAGGTACCAGCTTTGTTGATCAAGGGGAATATTCAGGCACTTGTTCGAGACTTAGCTGATGAAATCGCTGAGCTTGACGCTACAACAGAACTTAAATCTCGTCTGGATTATGTTTGTGCCACAATGGCGTGTCATGGCAGTATTCGAACTGGGCGACGCTTATTACCAGAAGAGATGAATGCACTTTTGCGTGAGATGGAAACAACACCACGTTCTGGTCAATGTAATCATGGACGGCCAACTTATGTTGAGCTGAAACTGAAGGATATTGAACGCCTCTTTGGGAGGTAA
- a CDS encoding glucose-6-phosphate isomerase, which produces MTITYDISGCLADVVGDNGLTPTEYNKWFERATKGAKQLKIAYEAELLPLLRIAERRDDIEILTEKFYSLIEGDDSVGEADTVVFLGTGGSSLGGQTIAQMGGWFIPGDDVNQPRKLPRTRIFDNLDPRSLERGIGLLDLKKARFVIISKSGNTAETLLQTITVLNAYKEAGLESYIGKSILGLSEPPVPGGKNGLRDLLGLYGCEFLDHETDIGGRFSCLTNVGLIFAVARGMDPFQLREGASKIINHLVYGDSFEDFMPVLGSTVCVGLYQERNINNFVMMPYVNQLARFANWYVQLWAESLGKDGVGMTPIAALGPVDQHSQLQLYMDGPIDKLVTIVATETTGKGPFIDKDLAGVAGMDFFSDRHVGDLVSAQARATRSALEEANRPTRYIRISEVNEFALGQMLMSFMVETILAAGLLNINAFDQPAVEVGKRMARDFLRN; this is translated from the coding sequence TTGACGATTACCTATGATATTAGCGGTTGTTTAGCAGATGTGGTAGGCGATAATGGGCTTACTCCGACAGAATATAATAAGTGGTTTGAACGAGCAACGAAGGGCGCAAAGCAATTAAAAATTGCTTATGAAGCAGAATTGTTGCCCTTACTTAGGATTGCTGAGCGCCGTGACGACATTGAGATATTAACTGAAAAGTTTTATTCTCTCATTGAAGGTGATGATAGTGTTGGCGAAGCTGATACTGTTGTTTTTTTAGGAACCGGTGGTTCCAGTCTTGGTGGTCAAACCATTGCTCAGATGGGGGGGTGGTTTATTCCCGGTGATGATGTAAACCAGCCGCGCAAGCTTCCTCGCACACGTATTTTTGACAATCTTGATCCGCGCTCTCTTGAGCGTGGCATAGGTTTGCTTGATTTAAAAAAAGCGCGTTTCGTTATTATTTCTAAATCAGGCAATACGGCTGAAACTCTTCTGCAAACGATTACTGTTCTTAATGCATATAAAGAAGCTGGATTAGAATCTTATATTGGCAAGTCTATTTTGGGACTTTCGGAGCCACCGGTGCCGGGTGGTAAAAATGGACTTCGTGATTTACTCGGATTGTATGGTTGTGAGTTTTTAGACCATGAAACTGATATTGGTGGACGTTTTTCTTGTTTGACTAATGTTGGACTTATTTTTGCTGTTGCTCGAGGTATGGATCCTTTTCAATTGAGAGAAGGTGCTTCTAAGATAATTAATCATCTTGTCTATGGTGATAGTTTTGAAGATTTTATGCCGGTTCTTGGCTCTACGGTTTGCGTGGGACTTTATCAGGAACGCAATATCAATAATTTTGTTATGATGCCTTATGTGAACCAACTTGCCCGATTTGCGAATTGGTATGTGCAGTTGTGGGCGGAGAGTTTAGGCAAAGATGGTGTCGGGATGACACCTATTGCAGCACTTGGCCCCGTGGATCAGCATAGCCAGTTACAGCTTTATATGGATGGGCCGATTGATAAGCTTGTGACGATTGTTGCAACTGAGACAACAGGTAAGGGGCCGTTCATTGACAAGGATTTAGCTGGTGTTGCTGGTATGGATTTCTTCTCTGACCGTCATGTGGGTGATTTGGTTAGTGCACAAGCTCGAGCGACCCGTTCGGCTCTTGAGGAAGCGAATAGACCAACGCGTTACATTCGGATTTCTGAAGTGAATGAATTTGCACTTGGGCAAATGTTGATGAGCTTTATGGTTGAGACTATTTTGGCTGCTGGATTGCTTAATATTAATGCGTTTGATCAGCCGGCTGTAGAGGTTGGTAAGCGCATGGCGCGTGATTTTCTGCGTAATTAG
- a CDS encoding pitrilysin family protein, which yields MKVERVVSPLGIEAWLVQEKNVPLIAMQFAFNGGAAQDETGKEGAAYLLSGMLDEGAGDLSSTEFQEKVEEIAIRLGFEASRDNFSGKFQTLSERKEEAFELLKLAITQPSFDQDAIDRVRLQIISGLKFEENNPNNVATRTWFKNSFGDHPYGRPTKGTEASLKALSRDDLKAAHKKIFSRENLKISVVGDITPKELGVLIDKVFGDLPEKSGVKEVAEATAIFGPKLDNVTMNVPQSVVQFGHQGIKRDDKDFIPAYILNYIMGGGGFASRLMEEVREKRGLAYSVYSYLYPLKHSALVLGGVATKNSSVTEAMDLIKKEFSRMANDGPSEEELKNAKNYLTGSYALRFDTSSKIASQLLWIQVEGLGMDYIDKRNEMINSVTMVQIRDVAKRLFQGDKLRFVVVGQPIPEAPETQ from the coding sequence ATGAAGGTTGAACGGGTTGTCAGTCCACTTGGTATCGAGGCCTGGTTGGTTCAAGAGAAAAATGTACCATTAATCGCGATGCAATTTGCTTTCAATGGTGGCGCTGCTCAAGATGAGACTGGAAAAGAAGGGGCTGCTTATTTACTTTCGGGGATGCTGGATGAAGGTGCTGGTGATTTATCATCGACAGAATTTCAAGAGAAGGTTGAAGAGATAGCAATTAGGCTTGGTTTTGAAGCGTCGCGTGATAATTTTTCAGGAAAATTTCAAACTTTAAGTGAGCGCAAAGAAGAAGCGTTTGAACTTTTGAAATTGGCGATTACGCAGCCTTCATTTGATCAAGATGCAATTGATCGAGTGCGATTGCAGATTATTTCTGGTTTGAAATTCGAGGAAAACAACCCGAATAATGTTGCAACACGAACTTGGTTTAAAAATTCATTTGGAGATCATCCCTATGGTCGTCCAACAAAAGGCACTGAGGCGAGCTTGAAAGCTCTAAGCCGCGATGATTTAAAAGCCGCCCACAAAAAGATTTTCTCGCGTGAGAATTTGAAAATTTCCGTTGTTGGGGATATTACACCTAAGGAACTTGGTGTTTTAATTGATAAAGTCTTTGGTGATTTGCCTGAGAAATCAGGAGTTAAAGAGGTTGCAGAAGCAACGGCTATATTTGGTCCAAAGCTTGATAATGTGACTATGAATGTACCTCAATCTGTTGTTCAATTTGGTCATCAAGGGATCAAACGGGATGATAAAGATTTTATCCCAGCTTACATTTTGAATTACATTATGGGGGGGGGTGGTTTTGCTTCTCGATTAATGGAAGAAGTGCGAGAGAAGCGGGGGTTGGCTTATTCAGTTTACAGCTATCTTTACCCGTTAAAACATAGCGCCCTTGTATTGGGCGGTGTTGCGACAAAGAATTCTTCTGTTACAGAAGCTATGGATTTGATTAAAAAAGAATTTTCTCGTATGGCCAATGATGGGCCTAGCGAGGAAGAACTTAAGAATGCTAAAAACTATTTAACCGGTTCTTACGCTCTTCGATTTGACACGTCTTCAAAAATTGCTAGTCAATTGTTGTGGATTCAAGTTGAAGGACTTGGTATGGATTATATTGATAAACGAAATGAAATGATAAATTCAGTAACCATGGTTCAAATTCGTGATGTTGCTAAGCGATTATTTCAAGGAGATAAATTGCGGTTTGTAGTTGTTGGTCAGCCTATTCCGGAGGCACCTGAAACACAATAG